The Balaenoptera musculus isolate JJ_BM4_2016_0621 chromosome 5, mBalMus1.pri.v3, whole genome shotgun sequence region tgtgtatatcataTACACAGcatctatttatataaatgtacactcatttctggaataaacctTTCGGATAGAAGTTAAAGGCTCCCGCCTTCAGGTACCCGTAATTTCAGTCTCtgaggggcagggtgggaagtggggaggcctggaggtggggagcTGCTAACACTCACCCCAGGCGCAAGGTGCCACTTGGGTGGGAGGTGTGCCACACGGGGGCTTCCCTGTAGGCTCAGCTTGGGCACTTGGAGGGGGGGCCTCAGCCCACTCTGGACACCGGAGCCCGGCCCGCCCCGATGCTCCCTGTGGGGTGGCAGCGGGGGTCACGGGAGCTTGGGGAGGGGCCCGGCTCCCCGCCCTGAGGAGCCCCACGGGAGGAGCCCCTTACATTCTACGTCCGGTCCACCGGTGCTGCCGGCCCAGGTGGCCAGGAGGTCACCGTACAGCAGGGCGGGCACGCCGGGGACCCCAgagcacacacgtgtgcacacgtaCACATGTGGAAGttgtctgtccatctgtccaccTGTTCCAGGTCTTGAGTCCAGGCCGGTGAGACCCGTTGGTCACGGCACACCAGCGGCAGCACGGCAGGCTGGGGTCCGCTCTCACGTTGATGGGGGCTTGGCCCGCAGGCCGCGGCCCTTCACGTCCGCGAGCCCCCGCTAcctggtggggcggggggcagcaGGTCATGGGCGAACACGGAGTCGTCCCCTGAGGAGCCGGAGCTGGGGGTGTCCTGGCCGCCCGGCGAGTACTGCTCGAAGGGCACCGACAGGTCCAGGTACTCCTGTGGGCGGGCCGGGGGGGGTGCGGTCAGCGCTACGCCACCTCCAACTCCAACGCCCGAGCCAtccaggccggggggaggggggagggggaaggggcggggggtCAGCGGGGCCCACACTCACGTCGGTGGATGTGACGGTGAGCACGCGGTCCAGGTCTTCCACCAGCTGCTTGAAGGTGGGCCTCTGGGAGGGCACGGCGTGCCAGCACTCACGCATGATCATGTACCTGGGGGCGGCACTCAGGTGGGCCCTGCTCTGCGCCCCGCGCCCTGGTGCCAGTCCCCCTCCCTTGGGAACAGCCTCGAGGCCGGCCCTCCCCCTGCCCGGGGCGGGGCTCAGTGGGGGCCCAGCAGGGTGCGGAGGTGACAGGCGGGCGCGCACACTCACAGGTCGTGCGTGCAGTTGGCTGGCTTGTCCATGCGGTGGCCTTCCTTCAGCAGCTTGAAGAGCTCCTCCACGGGGATGCCGGGGTACGGCGAGCCCCCCAGCGTGAAGATCTCCCAGAGCAGGACCCCGAAGGACCACCTGTGGGCGGCGGGGGCGCGGCACCGTCAGCCCACCCTGCCGCCCACGGGCCCCCGTGCACGCGGAAGCCCCAGAACAGACCCCAGTGGGGTGCAGGGGGCTACTGATGGTGCCGGCTCTGCCCCACGGCTCCCCGGCCCCTGCCCTGGTGTGGCCTGTGCCCCGCCCGGGTCTGGGGGCCACATACACGTCACTCTGGTGGGTGTAGACGCGGTCAAACAAGGCCTCGGGCGCCATCCACTTCACGGGCAGGCggccctgggaggaggaagggggcttGTTGACCGCCAGGCGCCCTCCCGGCTCAAgtcccccaccctcccagggcCGGGCTCACATTGGTGGTCTTTTTGTAGTAGTCGAGGTTGTGCACGTCGCGGGCCAGGCCGAAGTCCGCGATCTTCATCACGTTGTCCTCGGTCACCAGCACGTTGCGGGCGGCCAGGTCCCTGTGGATGCACTGGGGACAGGACCGGGCTTGAGGCGGTCGCCACCGgccgctccccccgcccccccgcccggccccgccggTGCTCACCTTCTGCGAGGCAAGGTACTCCATGCCCCGCGCCACCTGGTAGGCGCAGGAAACCAGGTCCTTGAAGGTGAGCTGCTCCTCGGGCAGCCGGCAAGTGTCGAAGGAGTAATCCGTGCCCGGGGGCCGCCGTGCCCGCAGGTACTCCCGCAGGTTGCCCTTGGCTGCGTACTCCACCAGCACGTACAGGGGCCCTGCGAGCACCGGGGTCTCAGAGGGCGCTGCGCCCGGgggccgcccgccgcccgccgcagGCCCAGCACCCACCGCCCTGCGTGCAGGCGCCCAGCAGGTTGATGATGTTCTTATGCTTCCCGATCATCTTCATCATCTCCATCTCGGACACCAGGTCCGACAGGTCCTTGTCTGTGGCGTCATCTGGGCGGGGAAGGGGTTGTGTCAGGCAGGGCcgcccagcctggcccaggctCCCCTCGCCAcgtccctccctcacctttcagCATCTTCACCGCCACCGTGACGGGCTTGGCAGCCCGGTCCTTGTCGATGCCGATGGCCTCCGCCATGACCACCTGGCCGAAGCAGCCCTCCCCGAGTGGCTTGCCCAGAGTCAGCCTGGTGGCAAAAGCAGAGAAGCGATGAGCACGCCCGCCCGCTCCAGGCCCTGTCCCAGGCAGCCTGAGGTGCAGCgccaccacctccaggaagcccgcCACCCTCACCCCGGCGACCCTGCTCGTGCTGGTGGAGGACCTTGCCCCCCCGCCTCTGGGCCGGTGAGAGCACTTTTCCAGGGGTGGGTCTTCCCCGCTGCGCCCCAGCCCCCTCTCCGGCAGTGGCCTACCTGATTCCCATCTGAATGCAGCCGGGTCTGAGTGGGTCCCCTCCCCGCCACTGGGCCCCCACCGTGTGTGCGCACCCCCCCCCAACCCGGGTCAGGGCCCCAGGCCTTCGCACACCACTGACCGGGCCCGGGACAGCTCCCACTTGGGGTCGGCGGGCAGCTCGAGCTCAGAGACGTTGGCCAGCGCAGGGCCCTCCCCCGAGGACAGCCGGGCGATCCGCACCAGCGGCGTGTTGGAGCTCATGGACGAGCTGGACTCCAAGGACACCTGCTTGGGTCAGCAGGGGCAGGTTGGTGCCGCGGGGCCGCACAACCAGGGCGCGGGGGCGAGGGTGCGGCCCCCTCGGACCGTAGGCCGAGGCCGGGCCCGGGGTGGCTGCCTGACTCTGTGCAGCACTGAGCGAAGACTTCTAAAATGTTCTGTGCCCAGAGTGACCTGGCTCTGTGCGGTGACCACGGAGACCAGGGCGGGCTCGGAGCCCCCCACAGCAGAGGGGCTGTCCCCGggcaggccccaggccccaggccccgaCACTAGGAAGGGGACTGAGCGTGGGAGCCCGGGAGGCCGGGGCAGGGGCATGGGCGGCTCGGAACCTGGTATCTACTTTCTGTTACCTGTCGCTTGAGCGGGAAGCGGGAGACCTTGTGCACGGCGGGCGAGCCCAGGCCCTTCTTGGGGGGGCTGCGCAGGCGGCAGAGGGTCACAGCGGCCACCACCAGGATGAAGAGGAGGAAGCCCACCCCGTAGCTGAGGACACCTGCGTACACACTGCCAGCCTCACCAGCCTCCACCAGCTCCTCCTCAGCTGCAAAGACACGGGCGTTGGGGGCCTGGCCCAGCCTCTCAGGAGCCCCCGCGGGCCGCCCTGGGCCGGGCCGGGGGGCTCAGCTCCCCCGATGCGGGTGCTGAGGCCTGAAGGGCCTACTCGTTGAAGGTCCAGCAGCCAGAAACGCCTGGGCCCGGAGGGGCAGACCCAGGACAGAAAGAGCCCAGCGGAGCCAGCGGCACCCTCACCCGCCACCCGGGAGACACCAAAGCCACCGTATCGGCTGCTGGGGACCCCGCTGGGATGGGGCACTCGAGGGAGGCCCTCTGGGCCAAGACAGGGCCGTGTGGGCTCTGTCCCCATAccaggcacagggcctggctcgAGGGCTCGGCGGTCCCCTGCCTGTCCCCGGCGGCGCTGGCGTGCCCCGGGCTGCAGCCCCGAGAGGACAGGTGCAGAGCGACAGCAGCAGGAGCGGGTACCTGGCAGCACCACCAGCCACGCAGAGTGATGGGAAAACCCGATAGAATTGCCCGCCAGACACGTGTACTCCCCCGCGTCCTCAAAGGTGACATTGCGCAAGGACAGAACCTCTAGCTCCTTGTCGGTGGTGTTAGCGCCCGCCGTCTACAAAGAGAGAACAGAGCGCGATAGGAGAGCGCCAGCACCTCCCGCGGGCACCACAGCCAGAGTCCACGCGGCGACCATCCAGCCAGGCTGCAAGGAAAACGCCGCCACCGCCACCACGGCCACGGCCACGGCGGCCGAGGGCCCTCTGCCTCGTGCGTCCACACCGAGCCCGAAGCCAGTCCCTCCACCGGCAAGTCCTCTGTCCCAGGTGAGCCAGGCGTGCGACCGGCAGCACAGCAGGAGGGGTTAGCGCGCACCAGGAGGGGGCAGGCGGGCAGGCGGTCGGGCAGGCGACAGAGAGACGGGCAGGAAGCGAGCAGCAGCGGGAGCCgtggccagagagagagagagatggagagagagcgagagagcgagGGCAGTGCAAGGCGGGCTCTCAGGGCCCGGCCTCGGGGGTGAGGGCctctggggcggggcggggggcggcggggtgCGCGCGGGGGTGCAGGCGGGTCAGCACAGGCCACGGGGCTCGAAGCAGGCGGTCACGGCGGAGGCCAGAGGGGTGGCGGTGCAGAGGCGGCGCAGATGTGGCCACGCCAGGAGCAGGGTGTGAGCCGGGGACGGGGCACGAGCGGCGGGGCGTGCAGGTGGGCGCAGGGCCAGGGCGTCGGAGCTGGAGCTCGGCGTGCCAGGCAGGCGTGGGACAGAGTTGTTACCTGCTTGGGGCCCGCGAACACGCAGCCAAAAGGCCTTCTCAGCCACGCCTATGAAATTGGAGGCTCGACAGAGGTACTCGCCCCCGTCGCGCTCGGACACATTGGCCAGGCGGAGGCGCACGTCAGCCTCCGCACTCTCACTGATCCACGACTGCAGGGACAAGAGACCCGGCTCAGGCGCGGAAGCCCTGCCGGGCATGGAAATGGCCGCGCAGGCGCGGGCCCGTCTAGACCCCAGGCTCTGAGGCGCTGAGACCCCCAAGGAACAGATGGGCGGACTAGGCTGTGCCGGCtaggaaggctgcctggaggcgGCTTGCAGGCACCTCACAGTGGCGGCTGTCGTCTCAGCGGATGCGCCTTCCCCTCATCCACCCCAACAGCCCGGCTCGCAGCCCTGGCTGGTGGCGCTCAGAGAGGCCCTCCCAGGGCACTCGAGCTGCCCACCGCGGGGGCCCCGGCTGCGACGCCGCTGGGCCGAGAGCACCCGGCACCACCCCACGGCTGGTCTGGACTCCTG contains the following coding sequences:
- the FGFR3 gene encoding fibroblast growth factor receptor 3 isoform X7 — encoded protein: MGAPACSLAFFVAVAVVMTGAVSGSPGMEQRVVRRAAEVPGPEPGQQELVFGSGDTVELSCHLPAGAPSGPTVWVKDGVALAPSDRILVGPQRLQVLNASHEDAGAYSCRQRLSQSVLCRFTVRVTDAPSSGDDEDGEDEAEDTAGAPYWTRPERMDKKLLAVPAANTVRFRCPAAGNPTPSISWLKNGKEFRGEHRIGGIKLRHQQWSLVMESVVPSDRGNYTCVVENKFGSIRQTYTLDVLERSPHRPILQAGLPANQTAVLGSDVEFHCKVYSDAQPHIQWLKHVEVNGSKVGPDGTPYVTVLKSWISESAEADVRLRLANVSERDGGEYLCRASNFIGVAEKAFWLRVRGPQAAEEELVEAGEAGSVYAGVLSYGVGFLLFILVVAAVTLCRLRSPPKKGLGSPAVHKVSRFPLKRQVSLESSSSMSSNTPLVRIARLSSGEGPALANVSELELPADPKWELSRARLTLGKPLGEGCFGQVVMAEAIGIDKDRAAKPVTVAVKMLKDDATDKDLSDLVSEMEMMKMIGKHKNIINLLGACTQGGPLYVLVEYAAKGNLREYLRARRPPGTDYSFDTCRLPEEQLTFKDLVSCAYQVARGMEYLASQKCIHRDLAARNVLVTEDNVMKIADFGLARDVHNLDYYKKTTNGRLPVKWMAPEALFDRVYTHQSDVWSFGVLLWEIFTLGGSPYPGIPVEELFKLLKEGHRMDKPANCTHDLYMIMRECWHAVPSQRPTFKQLVEDLDRVLTVTSTDEYLDLSVPFEQYSPGGQDTPSSGSSGDDSVFAHDLLPPAPPGSGGSRT
- the FGFR3 gene encoding fibroblast growth factor receptor 3 isoform X6; amino-acid sequence: MGAPACSLAFFVAVAVVMTGAVSGSPGMEQRVVRRAAEVPGPEPGQQELVFGSGDTVELSCHLPAGAPSGPTVWVKDGVALAPSDRILVGPQRLQVLNASHEDAGAYSCRQRLSQSVLCRFTVRVTDAPSSGDDEDGEDEAEDTAGAPYWTRPERMDKKLLAVPAANTVRFRCPAAGNPTPSISWLKNGKEFRGEHRIGGIKLRHQQWSLVMESVVPSDRGNYTCVVENKFGSIRQTYTLDVLERSPHRPILQAGLPANQTAVLGSDVEFHCKVYSDAQPHIQWLKHVEVNGSKVGPDGTPYVTVLKSWISESAEADVRLRLANVSERDGGEYLCRASNFIGVAEKAFWLRVRGPQAAEEELVEAGEAGSVYAGVLSYGVGFLLFILVVAAVTLCRLRSPPKKGLGSPAVHKVSRFPLKRQQVSLESSSSMSSNTPLVRIARLSSGEGPALANVSELELPADPKWELSRARLTLGKPLGEGCFGQVVMAEAIGIDKDRAAKPVTVAVKMLKDDATDKDLSDLVSEMEMMKMIGKHKNIINLLGACTQGGPLYVLVEYAAKGNLREYLRARRPPGTDYSFDTCRLPEEQLTFKDLVSCAYQVARGMEYLASQKCIHRDLAARNVLVTEDNVMKIADFGLARDVHNLDYYKKTTNGRLPVKWMAPEALFDRVYTHQSDVWSFGVLLWEIFTLGGSPYPGIPVEELFKLLKEGHRMDKPANCTHDLYMIMRECWHAVPSQRPTFKQLVEDLDRVLTVTSTDEYLDLSVPFEQYSPGGQDTPSSGSSGDDSVFAHDLLPPAPPGSGGSRT
- the FGFR3 gene encoding fibroblast growth factor receptor 3 isoform X18, which produces MGAPACSLAFFVAVAVVMTGAVSGSPGMEQRVVRRAAEVPGPEPGQQELVFGSGDTVELSCHLPAGAPSGPTVWVKDGVALAPSDRILVGPQRLQVLNASHEDAGAYSCRQRLSQSVLCRFTVRVTDAPSSGDDEDGEDEAEDTAGAPYWTRPERMDKKLLAVPAANTVRFRCPAAGNPTPSISWLKNGKEFRGEHRIGGIKLRHQQWSLVMESVVPSDRGNYTCVVENKFGSIRQTYTLDVLERSPHRPILQAGLPANQTAVLGSDVEFHCKVYSDAQPHIQWLKHVEVNGSKVGPDGTPYVTVLKVSLESSSSMSSNTPLVRIARLSSGEGPALANVSELELPADPKWELSRARLTLGKPLGEGCFGQVVMAEAIGIDKDRAAKPVTVAVKMLKDDATDKDLSDLVSEMEMMKMIGKHKNIINLLGACTQGGPLYVLVEYAAKGNLREYLRARRPPGTDYSFDTCRLPEEQLTFKDLVSCAYQVARGMEYLASQKCIHRDLAARNVLVTEDNVMKIADFGLARDVHNLDYYKKTTNGRLPVKWMAPEALFDRVYTHQSDVWSFGVLLWEIFTLGGSPYPGIPVEELFKLLKEGHRMDKPANCTHDLYMIMRECWHAVPSQRPTFKQLVEDLDRVLTVTSTDEYLDLSVPFEQYSPGGQDTPSSGSSGDDSVFAHDLLPPAPPGSGGSRT
- the FGFR3 gene encoding fibroblast growth factor receptor 3 isoform X13; amino-acid sequence: MGAPACSLAFFVAVAVVMTGAVSGSPGMEQRVVRRAAEVPGPEPGQQELVFGSGDTVELSCHLPAGAPSGPTVWVKDGVALAPSDRILVGPQRLQVLNASHEDAGAYSCRQRLSQSVLCRFTVRVTDAPSSGDDEDGEDEAEDTGAPYWTRPERMDKKLLAVPAANTVRFRCPAAGNPTPSISWLKNGKEFRGEHRIGGIKLRHQQWSLVMESVVPSDRGNYTCVVENKFGSIRQTYTLDVLERSPHRPILQAGLPANQTAVLGSDVEFHCKVYSDAQPHIQWLKHVEVNGSKVGPDGTPYVTVLKTAGANTTDKELEVLSLRNVTFEDAGEYTCLAGNSIGFSHHSAWLVVLPAEEELVEAGEAGSVYAGVLSYGVGFLLFILVVAAVTLCRLRSPPKKGLGSPAVHKVSRFPLKRQVSLESSSSMSSNTPLVRIARLSSGEGPALANVSELELPADPKWELSRARLTLGKPLGEGCFGQVVMAEAIGIDKDRAAKPVTVAVKMLKDDATDKDLSDLVSEMEMMKMIGKHKNIINLLGACTQGGPLYVLVEYAAKGNLREYLRARRPPGTDYSFDTCRLPEEQLTFKDLVSCAYQVARGMEYLASQKCIHRDLAARNVLVTEDNVMKIADFGLARDVHNLDYYKKTTNGRLPVKWMAPEALFDRVYTHQSDVWSFGVLLWEIFTLGGSPYPGIPVEELFKLLKEGHRMDKPANCTHDLYMIMRECWHAVPSQRPTFKQLVEDLDRVLTVTSTDEYLDLSVPFEQYSPGGQDTPSSGSSGDDSVFAHDLLPPAPPGSGGSRT
- the FGFR3 gene encoding fibroblast growth factor receptor 3 isoform X8 encodes the protein MGAPACSLAFFVAVAVVMTGAVSGSPGMEQRVVRRAAEVPGPEPGQQELVFGSGDTVELSCHLPAGAPSGPTVWVKDGVALAPSDRILVGPQRLQVLNASHEDAGAYSCRQRLSQSVLCRFTVRVTDAPSSGDDEDGEDEAEDTGAPYWTRPERMDKKLLAVPAANTVRFRCPAAGNPTPSISWLKNGKEFRGEHRIGGIKLRHQQWSLVMESVVPSDRGNYTCVVENKFGSIRQTYTLDVLERSPHRPILQAGLPANQTAVLGSDVEFHCKVYSDAQPHIQWLKHVEVNGSKVGPDGTPYVTVLKSWISESAEADVRLRLANVSERDGGEYLCRASNFIGVAEKAFWLRVRGPQAAEEELVEAGEAGSVYAGVLSYGVGFLLFILVVAAVTLCRLRSPPKKGLGSPAVHKVSRFPLKRQVSLESSSSMSSNTPLVRIARLSSGEGPALANVSELELPADPKWELSRARLTLGKPLGEGCFGQVVMAEAIGIDKDRAAKPVTVAVKMLKDDATDKDLSDLVSEMEMMKMIGKHKNIINLLGACTQGGPLYVLVEYAAKGNLREYLRARRPPGTDYSFDTCRLPEEQLTFKDLVSCAYQVARGMEYLASQKCIHRDLAARNVLVTEDNVMKIADFGLARDVHNLDYYKKTTNGRLPVKWMAPEALFDRVYTHQSDVWSFGVLLWEIFTLGGSPYPGIPVEELFKLLKEGHRMDKPANCTHDLYMIMRECWHAVPSQRPTFKQLVEDLDRVLTVTSTDEYLDLSVPFEQYSPGGQDTPSSGSSGDDSVFAHDLLPPAPPGSGGSRT
- the FGFR3 gene encoding fibroblast growth factor receptor 3 isoform X10, whose translation is MGAPACSLAFFVAVAVVMTGAVSGSPGMEQRVVRRAAEVPGPEPGQQELVFGSGDTVELSCHLPAGAPSGPTVWVKDGVALAPSDRILVGPQRLQVLNASHEDAGAYSCRQRLSQSVLCRFTVRVTDAPSSGDDEDGEDEAEDTAGAPYWTRPERMDKKLLAVPAANTVRFRCPAAGNPTPSISWLKNGKEFRGEHRIGGIKLRHQQWSLVMESVVPSDRGNYTCVVENKFGSIRQTYTLDVLERSPHRPILQAGLPANQTAVLGSDVEFHCKVYSDAQPHIQWLKHVEVNGSKVGPDGTPYVTVLKTAGANTTDKELEVLSLRNVTFEDAGEYTCLAGNSIGFSHHSAWLVVLPAEEELVEAGEAGSVYAGVLSYGVGFLLFILVVAAVTLCRLRSPPKKGLGSPAVHKVSRFPLKRQVSLESSSSMSSNTPLVRIARLSSGEGPALANVSELELPADPKWELSRARLTLGKPLGEGCFGQVVMAEAIGIDKDRAAKPVTVAVKMLKDDATDKDLSDLVSEMEMMKMIGKHKNIINLLGACTQGGPLYVLVEYAAKGNLREYLRARRPPGTDYSFDTCRLPEEQLTFKDLVSCAYQVARGMEYLASQKCIHRDLAARNVLVTEDNVMKIADFGLARDVHNLDYYKKTTNGRLPVKWMAPEALFDRVYTHQSDVWSFGVLLWEIFTLGGSPYPGIPVEELFKLLKEGHRMDKPANCTHDLYMIMRECWHAVPSQRPTFKQLVEDLDRVLTVTSTDEYLDLSVPFEQYSPGGQDTPSSGSSGDDSVFAHDLLPPAPPGSGGSRT
- the FGFR3 gene encoding fibroblast growth factor receptor 3 isoform X9, whose amino-acid sequence is MGAPACSLAFFVAVAVVMTGAVSGSPGMEQRVVRRAAEVPGPEPGQQELVFGSGDTVELSCHLPAGAPSGPTVWVKDGVALAPSDRILVGPQRLQVLNASHEDAGAYSCRQRLSQSVLCRFTVRVTDAPSSGDDEDGEDEAEDTAGAPYWTRPERMDKKLLAVPAANTVRFRCPAAGNPTPSISWLKNGKEFRGEHRIGGIKLRHQQWSLVMESVVPSDRGNYTCVVENKFGSIRQTYTLDVLERSPHRPILQAGLPANQTAVLGSDVEFHCKVYSDAQPHIQWLKHVEVNGSKVGPDGTPYVTVLKTAGANTTDKELEVLSLRNVTFEDAGEYTCLAGNSIGFSHHSAWLVVLPAEEELVEAGEAGSVYAGVLSYGVGFLLFILVVAAVTLCRLRSPPKKGLGSPAVHKVSRFPLKRQQVSLESSSSMSSNTPLVRIARLSSGEGPALANVSELELPADPKWELSRARLTLGKPLGEGCFGQVVMAEAIGIDKDRAAKPVTVAVKMLKDDATDKDLSDLVSEMEMMKMIGKHKNIINLLGACTQGGPLYVLVEYAAKGNLREYLRARRPPGTDYSFDTCRLPEEQLTFKDLVSCAYQVARGMEYLASQKCIHRDLAARNVLVTEDNVMKIADFGLARDVHNLDYYKKTTNGRLPVKWMAPEALFDRVYTHQSDVWSFGVLLWEIFTLGGSPYPGIPVEELFKLLKEGHRMDKPANCTHDLYMIMRECWHAVPSQRPTFKQLVEDLDRVLTVTSTDEYLDLSVPFEQYSPGGQDTPSSGSSGDDSVFAHDLLPPAPPGSGGSRT